The genomic interval catcacctcctggtaccgatccttgggtccttctagatactcccattcctccatggagaaatagacggtgacgtcctgacaccttataggaacctgacacacaatgataccgtcatcacccagaatcctccagtgctgtcctgtataatgtcccagcattcccagcagcgtcacctctccagtcagcagctcaatcatcttgttggcgagttctaggatcttctggtcattgatctcCTCATGTATCTGGGAGTGAGGTGGAGGCTCCAGGATTGGGCTCAGGGTTCCTCCCCGtccttcagacacaggggcctgacagcgatcactagagatcttcactactatgtaatcctgagtgtggagacattaataatatcactacagacatctccagagtccatcacctctccggtcatatcccctgttattcccatagataatgaggtcatgtgatgacatcagagcctctctcctctccggtcatatcctgttattcccatagataatgagatcatgtgatgacatcagaacctctcacctctccggtcacatcccctgttattcccatagataatgaggtcatgtgatgacatcagagcctctcacctctccagtcatatcccctgttattcccataaataatgaggtcatgtgatgacatcagagcctctctcctctccggtcatatcctgttattcccatagataatgaggtcatgtgatgacatcagaacctctcacctctccggtcatatcccctgttattcccgtagataatgaggtcatgtgatagactcagtctgctgaaaatcatcttttaacttccatcttttaaattaca from Ranitomeya imitator isolate aRanImi1 unplaced genomic scaffold, aRanImi1.pri SCAFFOLD_184, whole genome shotgun sequence carries:
- the LOC138656624 gene encoding oocyte zinc finger protein XlCOF8.4-like isoform X1, which translates into the protein MDREKKKMEERIINLTLEIIFHLTGEDYIVVKISSDRCQAPVSEGRGGTLSPILEPPPHSQIHEEINDQKILELANKMIELLTGEVTLLGMLGHYTGQHWRILGDDGIIVCQVPIRCQDVTVYFSMEEWEYLEGPKDRYQEVMMEEHRPRTSPDIPWTSRHWYSLFCDGSTFTFPGEDLHLTLTLVLAWSIMAIFIRELGWVHIALWAPVIRTTLHRGINTV